The following coding sequences lie in one Pantanalinema sp. genomic window:
- a CDS encoding nitroreductase family protein encodes MIETSDREVNPMTPPPSLLPSEAIATRALSVLEAAEQRHSIRKYQPVPVPQEHLREMVRLAGLAPSAFNAQPWRFVAVQDSALKAQLHEAAFKQAQVLSAPAVMVLYTDMEDTLATLDEVLHPGLPEERRAATKAGITSSFAAKSEGEREAWAAAQGHIALGYLVLAAQSLGYATSVMGGFEPEKVKQLLGLPAHVSIPALVAVGVADEAGFPTHRHGLDRILSIR; translated from the coding sequence ATGATCGAGACAAGTGATCGAGAGGTGAACCCCATGACCCCGCCGCCCTCCCTTCTGCCCTCCGAGGCGATCGCCACCCGGGCGCTCAGCGTCCTCGAAGCCGCCGAGCAGCGTCACTCCATCCGCAAGTACCAGCCCGTTCCCGTGCCGCAGGAGCACCTGCGCGAGATGGTTCGCCTGGCGGGGCTCGCCCCCTCGGCCTTCAACGCCCAGCCCTGGCGCTTCGTCGCGGTGCAGGACTCCGCTCTGAAGGCGCAGCTGCACGAGGCGGCGTTCAAGCAGGCGCAGGTGCTCTCGGCGCCGGCGGTGATGGTGCTCTACACCGACATGGAGGACACCCTGGCGACCCTCGACGAGGTCCTTCACCCGGGCCTGCCGGAGGAGCGCAGGGCGGCCACGAAGGCCGGCATCACCTCCTCGTTCGCGGCCAAGAGCGAGGGCGAGCGCGAGGCGTGGGCCGCCGCCCAGGGGCACATCGCGCTGGGTTACCTGGTGCTCGCGGCCCAGTCGCTGGGCTATGCCACCTCGGTGATGGGGGGCTTCGAGCCCGAAAAGGTCAAGCAGCTCCTCGGCCTGCCCGCTCATGTCTCGATCCCTGCCCTGGTGGCCGTCGGGGTGGCGGACGAGGCGGGCTTCCCCACGCATCGCCACGGGCTGGACCGCATCCTGAGCATTCGCTGA